One genomic window of Raphanus sativus cultivar WK10039 unplaced genomic scaffold, ASM80110v3 Scaffold1299, whole genome shotgun sequence includes the following:
- the LOC108837937 gene encoding amino acid transporter AVT3C, translating into MGFAKQASSSSSSSSYTLKMPPPPREDTPLLGKGPPLSSQFKTFANIFIAVVGAGVLGLPYAFKRTGWLMGVLLLLSVSVLTHHCMMLLVYTRRKLDSLNGGFSKIGSFGDLGFAVCGSLGRLVVDLFIILSQAGFCVGYLIFIGTTLANLFDPDSPTSLRHQFTRLGSDFLGVSSKSLYIWGCFPFQLGLNSIKTLTHLAPLSIFADLVDLAAMAVVIVEDSMIILKQRPDVVAFGGMSLFFYGMGVAVYSFEGVGMVLPLESEMKDKDKFGKVLALGMGFISFIYIAFGFLGYLAFGEDTMDIITANLGAGLISTIVQLGLCINLFFTFPLMMNPVFEIVERRFSGGMYSRWLLVLAVTLVALFVPNFTDFLSLVGSSTCCILGFVLPALFHLLVFKEEMGWKQWSLDMAIVGLGVVLAVSGTWSSLSEIFSVKV; encoded by the coding sequence ATGGGGTTTGCCAAGCAAGCTTctagctcctcctcctcctcctcttataCCCTTAAAATGCCACCACCTCCTAGGGAGGACACGCCTCTTCTCGGCAAAGGGCCTCCTCTTTCTAGCCAGTTCAAGACCTTCGCCAACATCTTCATTGCTGTCGTCGGCGCTGGTGTTCTTGGTCTTCCTTACGCCTTCAAGCGCACCGGATGGCTCATGGGCgtcctccttctcctctccgTCTCTGTTTTGACCCATCACTGCATGATGCTCCTCGTTTATACCCGCCGCAAGCTCGACTCTCTCAACGGTGGTTTCTCCAAGATCGGCTCTTTTGGTGACCTTGGCTTTGCCGTCTGCGGCTCCCTCGGCAGGCTCGTCGTTgacctttttattattttgtctcAAGCTGGGTTTTGTGTCGGCTATCTTATCTTCATCGGCACTACTCTAGCTAATCTTTTCGATCCTGATTCCCCCACCAGTCTCAGGCATCAGTTTACACGCCTCGGCTCTGACTTCTTGGGCGTCTCCTCTAAGAGTCTCTACATCTGGGGATGCTTCCCCTTCCAGCTTGGTCTCAACTCCATCAAGACCCTCACTCACTTGGCTCCTCTTAGCATCTTCGCCGACCTTGTTGATCTTGCCGCTATGGCTGTCGTCATTGTTGAGGATTCCATGATTATACTCAAGCAAAGGCCTGACGTTGTTGCCTTCGGTGGTATGTCCCTCTTCTTCTATGGGATGGGCGTGGCCGTTTATTCTTTCGAAGGCGTTGGAATGGTATTGCCTCTTGAATCGGAGATGAAAGACAAGGACAAGTTTGGCAAAGTCTTGGCACTCGGCATGGGATTCATCTCTTTCATATACATAGCCTTTGGTTTCTTAGGTTACTTGGCTTTTGGTGAGGACACAATGGACATCATCACCGCTAACTTGGGGGCAGGACTTATCAGCACTATTGTTCAGCTTGGACTCTGCATCAACCTCTTCTTCACCTTCCCCTTGATGATGAATCCGGTGTTTGAGATAGTAGAGAGGCGGTTCTCGGGTGGGATGTACTCTAGATGGCTGCTAGTATTGGCAGTGACTCTGGTGGCTCTCTTTGTGCCAAACTTTACAGATTTTTTGTCATTGGTGGGGAGCAGCACTTGCTGCATCTTAGGGTTTGTGTTACCTGCTTTGTTTCATTTGCTGGTGTTCAAGGAAGAGATGGGGTGGAAGCAATGGAGCCTGGACATGGCGATAGTGGGACTGGGAGTGGTTCTTGCTGTGTCGGGAACTTGGAGTTCCCTGAGTGAGATCTTCTCGGTCAAAGTGTAA
- the LOC108854242 gene encoding LOW QUALITY PROTEIN: uncharacterized protein LOC108854242 (The sequence of the model RefSeq protein was modified relative to this genomic sequence to represent the inferred CDS: inserted 1 base in 1 codon): MNITTGKRRRCXWWEDGETLGGRDLVGGGTWLGCSRNGRIAFLTNFRETSSIPDAKSRGHLPLRYLQSEKSPAEFAQEIEKEASLYNGFNLVVAHVLSKSMFYVTNRPLHGDKQHLVTLVSPGIHVLSNANLDSPWPKCLRLRDAFNHLLTQNQGVEFPLMTMVEEVMTDTLKDQEPVLPPVFTPEIEYHLSSIFVDIPRPPGRYGTRSISALTIKSHGELCFFERHLEHGGSWKDHTQHFVIQNQCFT, from the exons atgaatatcacaacag GGAAACGGAGGCGCT GTTGGTGGGAAGACGGAGAGACGCTTGGAGGTAGAGACCTCGTCGGCGGTGGGACGTGGCTCGGTTGCAGCAGGAATGGCCGTATCGCTTTCCTCACCAATTTCAGGGAGACCTCCTCCATCCCCGATGCTAAATCCCGCGGACATCTCCCTCTTCGTTACTTGCAGAGCGAAAAGAGCCCTGCCGAGTTTGCCCAGGAGATCGAAAAGGAGGCTTCTCTCTACAACGGCTTCAACCTCGTTGTCGCTCATGTCTTGTCCAAATCCATGTTTTACGTTACCAACCGCCCACTCCACGGTGACAAGCAGCACCTCGTTACGCTTGTCTCTCCAGGGATCCATGTCCTTTCCAACGCCAACCTCGACTCTCCTTGGCCCAAG TGTCTCAGGTTGAGAGACGCTTTCAATCACCTTCTCACCCAAAACCAAGGTGTTGAATTCCCCCTTATGACTATGGTGGAGGAGGTGATGACTGATACTCTCAAGGACCAAGAACCTGTCCTGCCTCCCGTTTTCACTCCAGAGATTGAATACCATCTCAGCTCTATCTTCGTCGACATTCCTAGACCTCCT GGTCGTTATGGGACCAGAAGCATCTCCGCCCTCACCATCAAGTCCCACGGTGAGCTCTGTTTCTTCGAGAGGCATCTTGAACATGGTGGTTCCTGGAAGGACCACACTCAACACTTTGTTATACAAAATCAATGCTTTACTTga